Below is a genomic region from Culicoides brevitarsis isolate CSIRO-B50_1 chromosome 2, AGI_CSIRO_Cbre_v1, whole genome shotgun sequence.
TTCATCTAATTTTGGCTTTAAGTTACTTTTAGGAACGAtagaattatcaaaataaacaataaaaattctcatttgcATTGTTTTGTAACGATTGTGCGTCATGGAATTGTCATTTGCATCACGTTTCACTTCCGTAGATGACGAAAAATGTAAGTTAAACAGTAATGGAGTGACAATTGTACGAGATTTGAATagaaatttcacttaaaaacggtactttttattaatttatcttcGGGTTTCGTCATTTTTGGATTTCTTGTTGCTCTTGCGTTTCGTCGACCTGGTTGTAAGTCACGGGAATGTTCTCGATAAGAGGTCTGAGTAACGTTCGCAGCCCTTTTTGACCTTTCGCATATGGGGAAACTGTGTTAGTGACGATGTAATAAACGCCTCGTGCCCtaaaaacggtaaattttcaaattaattttcagaaattcatcaaaaaattgtaaaaatcttACTTTAGACTTGTATTTTCTCCCATTAAAGCGACGGGATCAGGACTGggatcttcatcatcatcctcaTACTCGTCAGAACTCGTGTTTTGGCACCATCCTATCAGGTATTGCAAGTATCCCGAACACTGAAGACCCCAAAAGCCGTCGGAATTCCAAATTGATTCTGCGAAATATTCTGTGGCGAGCATGTGACTGCACAAGGGGCGGtctaaaatgcgaaaaaatcatgaattttgatgaaaaattgaagaaaaaaacttacttcttGCTCTTCTGCATTGTGGTTGATATTGCCCGCCATTGATATAGAAGTCAACATGTCCGCATCTCTCAATTTTTCCGAAAAGTCCTGAATTTGTATGAATCACATCCACAAAATCCGCGTCAGTTTCATCCAATTTCCATTCGGGATTGGTAGTTGCAAAGAAAGGCAATGCTGGATCCAGTCCCGTGATGCGTGAAAGGCCTTTTCCtgtagaatttttcaaaacattgcTCGTAAAAGCCACGACATGAGCTCCCAAGCTGAATCCAATTGCATGCACATGCGAAATATTGAACTCTTGACTGTTCTTTTGGAGTCCCGTAAGGAATTTTGCGATACATTCGCCAGCTTGACGTGTATTAAAAGCCGCTGTGGGATAACAAGGATACTTTGCGAGCTTCCCCCAGTCGACAATGAGGatatttgttgcatttttcgcCAAATATGCGTTTCTGATGCTTTTTGTCGcattaaaatccaaatttcCAGCGTAACCGTGTACGATCAACTTCAAATCATGCGTCGCATTTACCGTTTTTGGCATTACCGGGTCTTCGTTACTCATTAAAACGGGCGCAGCACGCGGTCTGTCACTCGTGAACAGATAAAATTGGATCGTGTTGTTGGTGCAGGGCTCCAAATATTGCAACAAACACGGTCCAAACTCCAAAATGTGACAATTTGATGCAGAAAGTGAGAGAAATGCAAGAAAACCCGTTAAAATATTACGAACACGTGTCgtcattttgatatttttttcgagtgaagaggaaagaaaaacgaaaagaaTGTTGACGAATGGCACTGCGATTAACACTGAACGGAATTATTTAATCGTGAGTGCGATTGTTGGATTAATAATTGCGATAAATCGAAGAAGAGTGGAATAATAATAAGGTAACTCAAGAAGAATTAtacgaaattttattctaggtcagttcttaattttatgttggactttgaaaaaacaaacaaactacgaaatatcgataaaaacctcaaaattgtacaaaaacacAATTTATGTTCATTTGTTGCATGCCTCCTTTAGAAAATTGTTTCTATAGAAAGCCTCATGTGATGGGGGCAATTTTTATGAGGGtgacctaaaattttatttttaattttttatgtttttaaaaattttttaattcattaacttaaatttttaaactttttactaaaatttgaatttttaaaatatttttgataggaatataaatatttaaaatggcctttttttttaaatttaaataaaaattaataaaataattaaataacatttaaattaggtacctaaaatttcattaaaattatttaaaaataaaattaaaaaaaaatatttaaaaaaaaaattaaattttataaaaatatatttttcaatttttttttaattgtaaattttatttcaaaaatattttaaaaaatgtttaaattttgtgtttttgctaaatcaatttttttttaaatttataaaatttttgctaaaatttaattttttccgattttttaaaatattttttcgttaaaaatacaaattctttaatattGGCATGACATTGGCGAAATTCTAACGTAAATAAGTAAGTAGCTGATATGCAAGTTGCCATGcaagtaataattaaattaaatgagttttgttttattttttaatcgacaTCACTATTGCTTTgtagaaaaagtcaaaatgagTCAATTGAGTAATTTCTCAGTGCAAAACCTCTTCTCATTGAAACAAGTTTGcattattttgcataaaaatgtcaaaatttaaatttttaatcagcaTTTTCCTGATTTCAACAGCTTTTTGTTCGCCACAAGATTGTTCCTttgaaaaatcacataaaatttgTGAGATTAAAGGActgaaattaacaaaaaataatcacaaattcaaattttatgcagAAAAACCGAACATTGTAACATCTTTTAACTTTGCTTCTGGAAAttctattcaaattttatcgcctggcatttgtgaaaattttcctaatcTGGAGAAAATCGACGCATCATCAagtgaaattgaagaaattgaaccaaaaacattcaaatcaTGTCAAAAAGTGTCAAAGTTAAGTTTGGacagaaataaattaagaaaattaaagccAGAAACGTTCAACGGACTTCAAAATTTGGAAGAATTATATTTGTTTGGGAATAAATTAATCACGTTGGATGTCAAACGAATCCTGCCAAAAGCTACTAAGCTCAAAACGTtttattttgctgaaaattacATTTCCTGTAGTGAAACTAAAAGTATCCTAAGGATTTTGAACGAGAAAAAGATTGAAGTTGATCCATATTTTCAGGAATTTAACGATGAAAATGTGGTttgcattaaataaattgatcaaaatccttttaaaaaatattttaaaataaaaaatttcgtaaatgtcaattcaaaaaatgaccgttgaaaatttgaaattcgcttctttgctaattcaaacccaaaaatttacataaaattgtgatttttaaaaatttacaaaaaaaataaaattaattttgaaaaattttcataaatttagcCACCCTTTTGCATGAAAAGACACGAATATCGAGGTGACTCAACATATAACCATGAACTTGATTGTTGTGCacacatattttaaataaacaaatcaataaatttagttgTACAGAGAAAAAATCGGCTGCATTTGCACACACTTCGTCACACAGAGCACGACGGAAAATGATTTATTCGTGACTGCAAggaaaaacatttcttttgtTCCGTACTTCATTCGTTCGTTGGACAACAAAGTGATCAAACGGAATTTTTGGCATTAAATTTGTTCCAGAAATTCATCAATATTCAATATGCATCAAAAGTACGATCGATCGACGACTTCTTCGTAGCAGTAATAAACGATTCGAAAGAAAGTGTAAAGCAAAGTTACAGAAAAATGTGTTAAGCAAGCATAGATCTCTTTCGAATTTTACGTATTTGGAGTGAGAATCGACAGCACCAACACAACGACGTTGGATTAGCGCAAAAATGtgcttcaaatattatttttattgcggtCAGTAGGTATTCAATGCATTCGATGTGAAATTATTTAgcagtttaatttttggcgGCGACAAACAAGACGCTTTTTGTTGGTCCGGCGAGAATTTTAGGAAATGTCGCGCAGCAATTACAcctaaaaaaggaagaaacatAAAGTGAAATGCGAAAAAAGTGCCTTAAAACGCGATAATCATGTCTACTTCCTGTTCCTCTTGTTGTTATTGGATTCTAATACTTgcctttttcacaaaaaatattgaccgaAGTTTGTCACATCCAGCAAAAGCTGATCGAGCTCGTGGTAGTGTCGATATCGGGCCATGTGTGTGGGTCCTCGATCGCGAATGTCCCGATCCTGATGTCAAATTTTACTTGTTTACGCGAGAAAATCCCGAAGATCGTCAATACGTTCACGTGGACAAGACCTTGGAAGAGTCTAACTTGACAAATTCCTATTTTGATCCATTTAATCCGGTGAAAATTATCATTCACGGGTACAATGCTGACATGTTTCTCACTCCGTTGATCGACATGAAGAAGGAATATTTGCTGCGAGGCgagtataatttattttacgtgGATTGGAGTGTTTTAGCAAGTAAGTTACTTACCTTTTAtctgattaaaaattgcaatttttaatgatttttcgttaaaagtgGGGCCTTGTTACCCGTCTGCCGTTCATAATGTGAAGCATATTGGGGATTGTGTTGGTCAATTGGTGAATCGGATACTGGATGCAGGCACAGATAACATTCATCTCGTGGGATTTAGCTT
It encodes:
- the LOC134828657 gene encoding inactive pancreatic lipase-related protein 1-like, with the protein product MTTRVRNILTGFLAFLSLSASNCHILEFGPCLLQYLEPCTNNTIQFYLFTSDRPRAAPVLMSNEDPVMPKTVNATHDLKLIVHGYAGNLDFNATKSIRNAYLAKNATNILIVDWGKLAKYPCYPTAAFNTRQAGECIAKFLTGLQKNSQEFNISHVHAIGFSLGAHVVAFTSNVLKNSTGKGLSRITGLDPALPFFATTNPEWKLDETDADFVDVIHTNSGLFGKIERCGHVDFYINGGQYQPQCRRARNRPLCSHMLATEYFAESIWNSDGFWGLQCSGYLQYLIGWCQNTSSDEYEDDDEDPSPDPVALMGENTSLKARGVYYIVTNTVSPYAKGQKGLRTLLRPLIENIPVTYNQVDETQEQQEIQK